The window CCATATTAAAATGAGCCATGGTATTGGTTTTCCTTATTAGCTGAGCTATAATTTCATCATTTTAAGAACTTGAGCAACTGAGAGATGATCCATAAATTTTTTTTATTTTTAGGCCTTTGTTTTTTTAGCCATATGTCTATTGCGGCGGATGTTGAAAAAAAACAAAAGCACATTCTTGTTAAAGCAGAAGATATCCCTGAAATTGTCGTGGGTAAAGAATCCGCACCTATTACGATTATTGAATATTCTTCCCTAACATGCGGGCATTGTGCGGAATTTCATGTTCAAACTTGGCCTCATCTAAAAAAGAAATACATTGATACAGGTAAAGTAAAATTTATCTTTCGACATTTTCCAACAGATGCAACAGCCCTAAGAGCAACCGCCATTTTAATTCATGTTCCTCTCCCCCGACAACATCAAGCCCTTCAGCAAACCTTTGAAACCCAAGCACAATG of the Candidatus Paracaedimonas acanthamoebae genome contains:
- a CDS encoding DsbA family protein; translated protein: MIHKFFLFLGLCFFSHMSIAADVEKKQKHILVKAEDIPEIVVGKESAPITIIEYSSLTCGHCAEFHVQTWPHLKKKYIDTGKVKFIFRHFPTDATALRATAILIHVPLPRQHQALQQTFETQAQWIETKDFKELSRLYGLDEKFCEQIIKNPKVLDAIIKKRVIYEKALPIEGTPTFIINGKVYANDLKFSELEKILNGSVAHAK